Below is a window of Nicotiana tabacum cultivar K326 chromosome 19, ASM71507v2, whole genome shotgun sequence DNA.
tgcatctatggttcgtgtcattcgaccctcggtagtgcacagtttaatatttatgttggatcgggccgtacgcctcggcatttctataaaatatcctcatggaatcgtgcgtaatatttggtaagaagccagtgtatctgtgagtcCTTCCTGATTTGAAGTATAACGACCTATTTTGGTGAGGTccactatatatttatatacatgctccggttgaggaggaaatttgctaattgagagcttgagcctATTGTAAAGAGGAGAATTGTACCACGGatttatacttatttattttatttatttactctgcctcatatttgctCACCtatttactgtacctgatattattggaccactagtgagtgtcgatgtcgacctctcgtcactactccaatggggttaggctagatacttactgagtacacgttgatttacgtactcatactacacttgctgcatatttttgtgcatgtACTTTTATGTCTGGTGGTCCTTTGGGCGCAGAGGCACGGATGATGCGAGgacttaccgtgagctgcattccatattatgACTCACAGCCAGCacagtctccttcagagtatttatatttttcatgtccaatttgtattgcggacagatgatgtattttattttacttcctagttgatgttcatgcacttgtaacaccgggttttgggatgattatgggttgtttggTCTTGAAATTGTgacaatatttttatttactctgtaaagtccatcttttattattaaattaaagaaaatcgtgatttcaaatactaaaatgagtaataaagttaaacttttattgttggcttgcctgactgCGATGTTAGGCGTCATCGCGACCTATAATGGATTTTGAATCGTGACAATTAGCCATtcacttttttgttttttgtatgaTGAATCAGAGAAATTTACAGTATTATATGCTGGAGAACATTAGAGGAACAGTAGACATTTTAGATGTATTCTTCTAGTTTGAATCACAAATATTTCCAGTATAAAATGATGGATGTTTGTGAAATTTACATATCAATTGAAAAAGGTTCACCATATTATACTTATGTTTTGTTTTGCACTATTTTATATAGCATTTTTTATGGATTTGAATCAAAGATACCTCCAGTACTATATGCTCAAGAGTTTGTAGTTTTGACATATGTAATCACAAAAGACCAGCATTTTATTCAGGTCATTACAAACTTAGATGTGTTCTCCTGCTTTAAACGGCATATACTTCCAGTATAATACGTTggaattttatgagttttacaTATCAATTCAGAAAGCTCCAGCCTATTATACTAGTGTTTTATTCTGGTTTTGAATCAAATACTATTACACCATTTTATGCAGTATTTTTTTCTGGTTTTGAATCAAAGATACCTCCAGTACTATATGTTGCAGAGTTTGTAGTTTTCACATATGTAATCATAAAAGTTTAGCATTTTATTCGGGATATTAGGAGAACCTTAAAAACTTAGATGCGTTCTTCTTATTTGAATCACAGATACTTCCAGTATAATCTGTTGGAAGTTTATGAGTTTTATATATTAATTAAGAAAagtccagcatattatactggcaTTTTGTTCTGCACCATTTTATGCAGTATTTTTTATGGTTTTGAATCAAAGATACCTCCAGTACTATATGCTGCAGAATTTGTAGTTTTTACATATGTAATCATAAAAGTTTAGCATTTTATTGCGGACATTAGGGGAACCTTAAAAACTTAGATGTGTTCTTTTTATTTGAATCATAGATACTTCCAGTATAATCTGCTGGAAGTTTCTGAgttttagatattaattaagaaaagtccagcatattatactgtcGTTTTGTTCTGCACTATTTTATGCAGTATTTTTTCAGGTTTTGAATCAAAGATACCTCATGTACTATATGCTGCAGAGTTTGTAGTTTTCACATATGTAATCATAAAAGTTTAGTATTTTATTCAGGACATTAGGGAAACCTTAAAACTTAGATGTGTTCTTCTAGTTTGAATCACAGATACTTCCAGTATAATAATCTGCTGGAAGTGTCTGAgttttagatattaattaagaaaaatccagcatattatattgaaGTTTTGTTCTGCACCATTTTATGcattattttttctgattttgaatCAAAGATACCTCCAGTACTATATGCTGCAGAGTTTGTAGTTTTCACATATGTAATCATAAAAGTTTAGCATTTTATTCGGGACATTAGGAGAACCTTAAAAACTTAGATGCGTTCTTCTTATTTGAATCACAGATACTTCTAGTATAATCTGCTGGAAGTTTAtgatttttatatattaattaaaaaaagtccagcatattatactggcaTTTTGTTCTGCACCATTTTATGCAGTATTTTTTATGGTTTTGAATCAAAGATACCTCCAGTACTATATGCTGCAGAATTTGTAGTTTTTACATATGTAATCATAAAAGTTTAGCATTTTATTGAGGACATTAGGGGAACCTTAAAAACTTAGATGTGTTCTTTTTATTTGAATCATAGATACTTCCAGTATAATCTGCTGGAAGTTTCTGAgttttagatattaattaagaaaagtccagcatattatactgtcGTTTTGTTCTGCACCATTTTATGCAGTATTTTTTCAGGTTTTGAATCAAAGATACCTCATGTACTATATGCTGCAGAGTTTGTAGTTTTCACATATGTAATCATAAAAGTTTAGCATTTTATTCAGGACATTAGGGAAACATTAAAACTTAGATGTGTTCTTCTAGTTTGAATCACAGATACTTCCAGTATAATAATCTGCTGGAAGTGTCTGAgttttagatattaattaagaaaaatccagcatattatattaAAGTTTTGTTCTGCACTATTTTATGcattattttttctgattttgaatCAAAGATACCTCCAGTACTATATGCTGCAGAGTGTGTAGTTTTCAAATATGTAATAATAAAAGTTTAGCATTTTATTCAGGACATTAGGGGAACCTTAAAAACTTATATGCGTTCTTCTGGTTTGAATCATAGATACTTCCAGTATAATCTGCTGGAAGTTTCTGAGTTttacatattaattaaaaaaagtcCAGCATTTTATACTGGTGTTGTGTTCTATACCATTTTATGCATAATTTTTTGTAGTAGTTTGAATCAAAGATACCTCTAATACACTATGCTGGAGAGTTGTAATTTTGACATATCTAACGATAAAATTTCATCTTTTTATTCAGGATAGTAGGTGAATCTTAAACATTTAGATATATTTTTGGTGCTTAGAATCATACATACTCTTCGTATAATATTCTGGAAGTTTGTAAGTTTAATATATTTATTCAGAAaggtccagtatattatactagataTTTTGTTCTACAATTAATTCATCTGCCATCAATTTAACTGTGTGTTTTTTAATGAACTAGACATTTTTGGTGTTTAGTGACAGCATAAAGTACTTGAAATAAAATTACATTTATATATTATACAGTTAAGCACAGAATAAACGTTTTtcatataaaatttataattatatataacAATGCAGATATTATTAGTTATGATCTGAATTACAAACGAGAAGAATCGTAGATTAACGCATTGAAAAGAATAAGAAGATCAAACCAGAAAATTCGAAGAATCAGAAGAATAATTGTGAGAGCTTACTTCAATCTGTAGATTGACGCCGCAAGATTATGCTGAAATAGAGTATGAGGTCATGCCGCGTAAATTTTATAAATAGAGTAGGGGTATTTTAGTCAACAAATTGTTCACGTGCTAATTTAGTGGCTAAATATAGTTAACTTTTGATTATGTGGCTAAATTTGATTGACCAGGCGTAAAAATGgctatttataaatttttcgcaGAATTTACACCTTATGGATTCCGACAGGCTCCAGGATTGCTTATCATGGGCTTTCATATAGGACAATTGGTTTTGTGCCtctttacaaacttgtttttCGTTTTATGACCCtgcttcttttttttatatatgagagatttacttttacacataagagatctaaaaaaGATTTTTTAGTAATTTTAACATTGTAAATGGACACAAAGGCCTATTTCCTCCAAAAGGGCGAGTGGACATTTCGTTATTAGTACGTACCAAAAATAATGACATGTTTTTATAGCAAATTTTAACAGGCTCCATGATTGCTTATTGGGATGGTTTTTGGCtctttacaaacttgtttttagttttatgaccctaccTCTTTTTTTTTATACATGAGAGATTTATTTTTACACGTTAGAAATATGTCTTTTATATATAAGAGATCTAAAAAGGTCAGTACAAATAGCACATTGCTTAACTATGACGTGTATTGTTAACAGAAAATTTTAATAACTATAAAATCTATGACATATTTAAGATTAGAAGTTCCAAAAATCTTTCGTTCTTAAACTTCAGTTCAATCGAACTACATCACATGAATTAAAATGAAGTAATAGCTAACTTCTTTTTTTCATATTAAAAGTTTGCCTCAGAAGTGTAATATTCTTTgcgtttttcattattttttttctttcacagGGCCAATGGTTGTGTTCTAGAAAAATGAAAGCAACGGTTTGGCTGGTCTTCATGAAAGTTCGATCGTATAACATGTGATTTGCCCTCAGTCGTCAATACATTATTATGGGGTACctcttttataattatttttctgGGGTGACACAATGATAAAATCTAACGAGTGAAATAGAAGTATCAAAGAAGACAGCTACTCTTGCATTTTCTTCCTGTCGGATGTATAATTTCCAGaccaattaatttttaaaatcttaaaacacAATAATATGGGTAAAAATCACCAGCAATCCTGTACTTGGCATTTTCCTATTAGACCATTTCcctaatttaaaataaatgaaaCTCAAGCTTCTTCGGGAGTAAGCTGAAGAaccatatataatatatatatatatatatataaattttatacactttttcagcTAGATCGATGTAAATAGTTTCTaacgcgggctaaaagtgataataccccaaaatttaaactcctaaataattaaagccataacattttaacaAGATTAAACGAAAACAGAAGATTAAAGCAGCAGAAGAACATTGTCAATTTATAAGACAATCTGCGCTCAAATGGGAGCCGTAGCAAAGATCAATCACAAATGAAGACACTTTTACTAAACAATATTTTCACAATCATCATTTCGTTACTTACATATTCAAGCTGTTAGTAATCAAATTAATACAATCATAGGCATCAGGACTGTCCGTTCTTGGTCAGCAAGTGCTGGGGACAAAGAAGAATTAACACAAACTTTTACTGTTCTCGAAACATCTACTGACTTCTAGTATCAGTACAAATTTCCTTGCACACTACTTCTATAGCAATAACCACTGCAGATTGAGAACCAAGCATGTCCACACGCCAGGCAAAAAATATATCAGCATATACTAGGTTACCAGATTAAGCAGTTATTGTAGGTCTACTAGGTCTTTTTCCTTCCATGGCATCTTTCTTCCTCCGACAAGTTGCACAAAGGAAGGGCCCTTCCCATGGCTTTGATGCAGGTGAAAAGAAAGGGCCTGAGTTTACAGATAAGCCCTCACTTGCGGGCTGATCCGCTTGGCAAACAGCACATCTAAAGAGTCCAGAGCTAGAATCCAGAGGAAAATCTTTACCAAGTCTGTAGGGTCAGAAAAGAAATATAAAGTTAGGGTAACACTGCAGTGGGTACAAAGTCAGGAAAAAACAGAttaataaactgaaaaataacaAAGTTATAATACAATGTTCATAACTATCCGTGTGGTCTACTGTAAAATGCTTTTTAATCTTATCTTCATGTGGATCCATCCATTTCCATTTTTCTATGATCTTATTCAgcaacaataacaagataattcATGGTACAATATCAATGCAAAAGAACATCCTCACAAGTTACATTAACAGGTTGATCAATGTAAATCATATGCCTGATAGACAGaaacaactgaaattttcaattaaaCCTAGACTTACATGTGATCCAACTAGAATATATCAGAGATTGAGTTGCTATATATCTGCATGAAACCATACCAAAGCAACTCGACTGCAGCAGCTTCTCATCATGAAGAAGAATTGAATGTTAAACTACCTTCTATATCTAGCCCGTCAAAGAGAAATagctgtttctttttctttttttgtcagaacattttttaaaatcatttttctaATAAGGACATCATGGTGTACTCTTCAACCTTAATGAAAAACTTTAATTATCAAAAGAAAACCTTCATGAATAAATAagttgttttttttttactttttgtctaGTCTGAGTCACAAAGTTGATATTGCATTATGCTTATTGTCAAAACATTTAACTGTTTTTTGTAACTTTGTATATGTTTTTTCAGATTTAACTCTTACATAGTGTATCAAGTTCGATGGCTCGCCTGCCATTATATATCACTTGAATTCATGGTAGTTCAATGGTAGTCTTCTCTACACCCTCCTCATATCTAATTGTACATTTGCATCTTTCAGTTTCCGCATATTGAATTCAAAAAGTATTCCTGTCCAACAGTTACAGTTCACTCATACCCCACACCAAAGATCTTTTCCTTCGACATTACAGCATAACCTACCTGCCTCCACAGAATGCTAAAGGACCATAAAGATTAGTTATCGCTTATCAAAATGCTCCAGTATATGTGCAAAGATTAGTGGATCGCTATTGTCTATGATTCTAAAGTACTATGATTTTTAGTATCGTTTGGATAACCAGGATGAGGTCATCTACTAATTAGGCCAACAAGATGAAGGGAGATTGTGAGAATAGAAGACCAGTACATATAACCATGTCTTGGGTTTAGATCCAAGCATGTGTAGCTTCACGAAATTCTGAAACCTCTCCACCAGtaaagcaaacacagacaaagcGAGGGGTGCAGATGTATTAGTAATTTTTCCTATTGATCCTATCTTTTGACAAGATCGCAGGGATCGGTCGAAATATTTTTTACACAGTACTGTGAACCAAAAAATATCATCCTTCACAAGTTCTAATATCTAAAATTATTAACGTGACTAGTTAAGTTCAAGTAACTTTAGTTTTTTCTTGACAAACACACTACTCTACTAATTTATCAATATTAGCAGAGAAGGAAAAGCAGGTAAAACTTCCCTCCAAAATATGAGTGAGATTATGGCATCCTTTTTATTTGTCAACAAATAAACCCACATCCAAGAGAGCAAAAATGCATGACcacaaagaagaaatgataagAGTCAAATAGATGTTAAAGAAAATAGATAAGGCATGAGGAGAAAGCTTCTGACAAGATCAGTACATCATAGAATGTCTCCCCCACCTAGGTCACTTATAGGCAACCAAAGACTAGAGCTGCTGCATTTTACCTTTCACAACGATAAAATAAATTATGTAGAGAAATTTTTTAATCTGGTTTTGTAAAGTATGAATTATAAGTAGCTATTGGTATATGACAAGTAATTTTTCTCTTTCCAGGATAAAACTTTCAACAAACCAACCAACCTAACGCATAACACATTCAAGAATTATATAGGAAATTTCTCTTATAGTAGAAATACTAACAATGatgccaaaatcaaaaaaaatgcaGTACCTCTCAGCAAGCATCGCAGAGCCCTCTTCAAACAATTCTTCCACAACACCAACAGCAGAAAGCTTATTAGATCTTGCATTTTGTGATCTTCTCCCAAAGAGAAAGGAAGTGAGCAAATTTTGTTTCTTCCTAGGCGTTGGAGGCAAGACAGGATGGTCATAAGGAATAATATCAACAACCAAGCAGGTCGTATCATCCTTCAGACCTCGTGACCTTAGAGCCTCCTGAGTTGAAAACCCATTGAGAGTTAGAGGAAACCTCacagaaaagaaaatttttgaaTGAAGGAAATTTTATAACCATCCACACCTTAACAACCAGCTTTGCAGCAAGTTCTGCTGGTAAACCTCTGCAAGATTGCGCTGCTGAATCCGATGATAAAGCATCCCATATACCATCAGAGGCTATTATTAGCCTCCCACCAGCATTTGAAATCTACGCACGTGTATTCTCTCCTCAGATTTAAAAACAAATGCATACATGGAACTCTGCTAGAAGACAAAAGAATGTTCGATGTTAAGGTTACAAACCTTCACTTGCTTGACATGAGGTATTGGAACGATAAACTCCCCAACATCTGTATCGCCAATAGACCTTGAAAGGCACAACCCACCAGGCCAGCAACGTAAAGGTCCAACCTATAAACCAAGTGAATTTCAACATCAGTATATCTTTCTGAAGCCGTTAGGAAAAAGTAAGAATACAATTTTACACAAGTTTCTGGTATGTTTTCACCTCGTTACCCCCAAAAACATTGAGCCTTCCTACTTCACCACCACTTGCAGTGACACGCTCCCGTTCCTCCTCATTCTCTTCTAATCGATGGTCAACAGTCAACAAAGAAACCACACCTCCTTGGGTATCCAATATGCACCTAGAATCTCCAACTGATGCAACAGTAATCGTCCACCCATCGATCACAACAAACGTCACAGTAGTTCCAGATGTCTCACCTGTCAATGATATCAAAATTGAACTAAGAACACCTAAACGACTGAAGCAAGGGAAAGCACCCCTTGAAGCAAAAAGTTATCAAAGGCATAGAGCTAAGAGCGTGCCTTTTTGCTGAAACTCTATATCAGTTTTCACAAAACCCGCAACTAGTGCTCGAGGTAGTGCTTGAAGCCACTCTTCCCTACTAATTCCTTGAGGAATAGCACTCAAAACATTGTTCAATAGATTCTCTTTAGCGAATATAGCAGCCGATATACCATTATGCCCATCAAAAATCTATTCAATAGAACCCAAAATTCAGCAAAATCCATACAGCAAAACTAACAATGTAGTTATACCACAAAACAATTAACAGATTCAGTAAAACAAACAGAATTAAATTACCGCGAAAACTGAAAAAGAGGTCAATGGATTGCCCGGAATCCTCTGACAATCAAGCTTAATTAAGAAATAATCTTCCCCTTTTTTGGCTAATGCAGCTTGTCCATACTTCAATGTTGGCTGCTCCACTTTATCATTATTCCTCAACTCCCGACCAATTAGTGTCCCTAACGGTACCGGAGTAGTCTTTTGCTTCATCCTCGTAATCTCCGCCTCACTCATTTTTCCACTCCCTGCTCCGACATTTTGCAATTCCTAATTCCCCAATTCGAAATaaaccaaaaaatcaaaatcactCGTTATCTCAGAATTTAGCAGCAATGTAGCACCAAAAATTAGTActaaatatgaaaatgggcttaAGAATCACAATAATTGTGAAAGATAATTTGAAACCCTATAGAGACTTACAGAGAAGATACGGAAAGGGGATCAATTGGAGAAAATAGGCAAAGAAATGCTAAGCATTGGAAGAAGAATTTAGAAGCATAAAAGGAAATGGATTTGGTTGGGTTATGAGCTGGATCCGAATTGTTGAAAACGAAACCCTAGATGAGAGGGATGTGTGTGATTTGATTGGGGCAGAAAaatctagagagagaaagagagaggggaACGCGGGGAGAGAAAAAAGGTGGGTTTTCGGGCAAAGGCTCCGATTCTGACATTTGTTTTTTTCTGTAATAATATTTTATACGAAAGAGAAGAAAGTGCAATTTGATGATATAACAAATCCACACAAACAGCTAATAAAGGGAATTTCTTAAAAGTCGTTCTCATTATGGTAAACCACAATTTCTAAAGGGAAAAAGGCTCAAAACTGTCGTAGTGTTGTTCTAAATGGCTTATTTATATCACTTCCGTTTGAAAATGATGTCACGTGTAACCTTGCCGTTAAACGTTTTGGGCCTTTTGTTTTTCCTCGAAAAATCCACATCACGACACGTGTCCTTCAAAATcaaccttaatttttttttaaatgtcccCCTCACTTATTTTAACCACCTTTCCCACCCCCTTTACCTCATCCGCTTCAAACCCCAACAATACTTCACCACAAAAATTATCATTCATTAGTCTTTCATTTTTGTCGAAGCAGAGTTACTTTCAATGGCGGAGCCACATTGAATCAAGGGGTGTCAAGCGATACCCCTTCGCCGGAAAATATACACTATATtgctagataattttttttattttatgtatatttattatACGTTGACTCTATTTAATTTTTCGatatatctaattatttatattttgacactcCTTGATGAAAATTCGGGCTCCGCTACTGGTTACTTTATCTTGATAATTAATGAGATCTAAATATTTGCAAGTGAAATTGCATGTAATATAATTCAACGGGGCATAATAGACGGAAATGGGGTGagttgggggggaggggggattgGGCAGAGAGGGTCACCGTTGGCGGTGTTGGATTTAGcttttataatcaaagcgtactATCACACCATTCCTTGCCATCTCGAAGAACGTAAGATCGAGAACAACGCAATCATCATTTACATGTCGATCAGATTTTTTTTATTGAGTTAAATTTTATACTACGTATTACTTTTTTACTTTCTAAATTCTTCGATTACTAATGAATTTAGACATGGTAATAAATTTTAACAAAGCAATCATCATCTACGTATTACTAATGAATGGTAATTTTTGTAGTGAAGTATTGTTTGGGGTCTGATGCGGATGGGCTAAAGAGGGTGGGAAAGGTGGTTAAAATAAGTGAGGGGCATATAAAAAATAATTGAGGGTGGTTTTGGAGGACACGTGTTGTGATATGGATTTTTTGAGAAAAAACAGAGGGCCCAAAACGGAGTCGTTCGTCGAGAAGGGTATCAGTGGACCACTTGTTTAACGGCAAGGTTACATGTGACCTCATTTTTAAACGGAGGGTACATATAAGCCATTTCGAAGACCACGAGGGCAATTTTGAGCCTTTTGCCATTTCTTAATGTGTgattgcattttttttttttggaatctcATGCTGTGTAATAGCCTACAAATCATATACGGATATAAATCACACTAGACAAGCTCTGTGCGACAAGTACAGACCCAAAAAACCTTGAAAGCGGATCAATCTCAGGTCATTGCTATGAATAAACCCTCCAAACCAACTCGGCCAGCTTTGAGTGTGAGATTGGGTTCTTATACTCTTTCTCAAGTTTTTATAGTTGTTTgactttcttttcattcttttcgtAATTGTTTCCTAACAATAGTAACAATTTGTGGTTCTTTTTGTGTAAATGCATTTAAAGATACTTTCGAATATTTAGTGGGTGTTTCCACATAAGAATTATGAAATTTCGGGGgaaaaaagtaatattttttaaatGAAAATGGTACATATTTGAAAAGTatagttgtgtttggacatgaaaataatttagagttgtttttgattttttatgagttatttaaagtaaaattttgaaaattaattttttggagtttttcaaattttcgacaaattccgaaatttaacttaaagtgaaatttgaaatttgtatGGCCAATTCtaaaaaaaagttaaaagttttcgaaagaaagttttttttttgccaaacGGGCTTTTACTTATGTCGAAAATGCTAGTTTTAAAAATTTTGTTATCTCTTTGAGTAAGTGTAAGTTATTAATAAAATGAGAACACTAGTTTTAGTATTATTCAATTCTTATaatagacaaaaaaaaaattccttatcAAGTTACTATATTAAGATACCTAATCATCATCCGATTTTCTTTTCAAAAGATTCCGGTTAACATGAAAGTTGCCACAATTTTAGCTAAATATTCTCAAAAGGCAATACTAGAAGTATGGGATAGTAAACAATGGAGTAttcttttaatcttttttttacaTCATATCTCCTGGTTGAAAATAAAGTATGAGGCAGAAATCAAAAGCAAGACGTCTAAACGTGGCATGTACTTTTGTCCACTTCATACTACAATTTTAGTTTGGATCTAATTTAAATATATGcacaatagttttttttttttacaacacAGTGTTATTGAACATGCTATAAGCATTGTCTACTTTGATTTCAATTTGTCAATTTTACTTATAGCTATTGATAGTTACGTGTAATTATTTtagataattttaaaatttttaaaaagtcaaactcAATTAATTTTGCAAGGGATTTTCAGAAGGTGACGAGCATCATTTGTATCGATGCCCACATTGGACCATTCCCATTCCCATGGAAAAATGGTGTGTTTGGTTGGCGAAAATTAGGTAAGTTAAAGATAAATAAATGAAGTAATCCAGAATGCAAACAGATGATAAGattagtttaagaaaattaaaaattaaagaacagTAAGAGACAACGAACCG
It encodes the following:
- the LOC107765903 gene encoding putative protein phosphatase 2C 5, whose translation is MSEAEITRMKQKTTPVPLGTLIGRELRNNDKVEQPTLKYGQAALAKKGEDYFLIKLDCQRIPGNPLTSFSVFAIFDGHNGISAAIFAKENLLNNVLSAIPQGISREEWLQALPRALVAGFVKTDIEFQQKGETSGTTVTFVVIDGWTITVASVGDSRCILDTQGGVVSLLTVDHRLEENEEERERVTASGGEVGRLNVFGGNEVGPLRCWPGGLCLSRSIGDTDVGEFIVPIPHVKQVKISNAGGRLIIASDGIWDALSSDSAAQSCRGLPAELAAKLVVKEALRSRGLKDDTTCLVVDIIPYDHPVLPPTPRKKQNLLTSFLFGRRSQNARSNKLSAVGVVEELFEEGSAMLAERLGKDFPLDSSSGLFRCAVCQADQPASEGLSVNSGPFFSPASKPWEGPFLCATCRRKKDAMEGKRPSRPTITA